In Amycolatopsis jiangsuensis, the following proteins share a genomic window:
- the folP gene encoding dihydropteroate synthase, with product MIPRPDRCAVVGVLNVTPDSFSDGGRYVDLDQALEHAREMWRRGADLIDVGGESTRPGAARVEADIEAARVLPVIRQLASEGMALSVDTTRATVAESALEAGARVINDVSGGLADPDMARVAAASKAPWVLMHWRGHSKDMNALAGYTDVVAEVRDELLSRVDAALAAGVEESALVLDPGLGFAKRAEHDWALLQGLGSLLSLGFPVLVGASRKRFLGRLLSGKDDEPRPPDGREVATAAVSTLAAAAGAWGVRVHEVGASLDAVAVAAAWQRGRADG from the coding sequence GTGATCCCGCGTCCGGACCGGTGCGCGGTGGTGGGCGTGCTCAACGTGACGCCGGATTCGTTCTCCGACGGCGGTCGTTACGTCGACCTCGACCAGGCGCTGGAGCATGCGCGCGAGATGTGGCGGCGCGGGGCGGACCTGATCGACGTCGGCGGTGAGTCGACGCGGCCCGGCGCGGCGCGGGTGGAGGCGGACATCGAGGCCGCGCGGGTGCTCCCGGTGATCCGGCAGCTGGCGTCCGAAGGCATGGCGCTGTCAGTGGACACCACCCGTGCCACCGTCGCGGAGTCCGCGCTCGAGGCCGGGGCGCGGGTGATCAACGACGTTTCGGGCGGGCTCGCCGATCCGGACATGGCGCGGGTGGCCGCCGCGTCGAAGGCACCGTGGGTGCTCATGCACTGGCGGGGGCACAGCAAGGACATGAACGCACTCGCCGGCTACACCGATGTGGTCGCCGAGGTGCGGGACGAGCTGTTGTCCCGGGTGGACGCCGCGCTCGCCGCGGGCGTCGAGGAGAGTGCGCTGGTGCTCGATCCCGGGCTGGGCTTCGCCAAGCGCGCGGAGCACGACTGGGCCCTGCTGCAGGGACTCGGTTCCCTGCTTTCTCTGGGTTTTCCGGTGCTCGTGGGTGCTTCGCGCAAACGCTTCCTCGGCCGTCTGCTGTCCGGAAAGGACGACGAGCCGCGACCGCCGGACGGCCGGGAGGTGGCGACCGCGGCAGTGTCCACGCTGGCCGCCGCGGCCGGCGCGTGGGGAGTGCGGGTGCACGAGGTGGGCGCATCACTCGACGCCGTGGCGGTCGCCGCGGCCTGGCAGCGCGGGAGGGCCGATGGCTGA
- the folB gene encoding dihydroneopterin aldolase yields MADRITLTGLRVFGRHGVFEHEKRDGQEFVVDVTVWLDLGPAAASDDLGETLHYGELAELAAGIVAGEPRDLIESVAGRIADEVLGDQRLSAVEVTVHKPSAPIPLTFDDVAVTVRRER; encoded by the coding sequence ATGGCTGACCGGATCACGCTCACCGGACTGCGGGTGTTCGGCCGGCACGGTGTGTTCGAGCACGAGAAGCGTGACGGGCAGGAATTCGTCGTGGACGTCACGGTGTGGCTCGATCTGGGCCCGGCTGCGGCGTCGGACGATCTCGGCGAAACCCTGCACTACGGCGAACTGGCCGAGCTGGCCGCCGGGATCGTCGCAGGAGAGCCCCGTGATCTGATCGAGAGCGTCGCGGGCCGGATCGCCGACGAGGTGCTCGGCGACCAGCGGCTGAGCGCCGTGGAGGTCACCGTGCACAAGCCGTCCGCCCCGATCCCGCTGACGTTCGACGACGTCGCGGTCACCGTCCGGCGCGAACGGTGA
- the folK gene encoding 2-amino-4-hydroxy-6-hydroxymethyldihydropteridine diphosphokinase, producing the protein MSRAVLSLGSNLGDRLGHLRTAIDAVRPALVAVSGVYETKPWGVEDQPDFLNAVCVVDDPSRDHWAWLRTAQSAEHAAGRVRELRWGPRTLDVDIVTVPGVTSDDPELLLPHPGTPDRASVLIPWLDIEPDADLPGHGRIADLLARLPEADRAGVVLRPEWALT; encoded by the coding sequence GTGAGCCGCGCGGTCCTTTCGCTGGGCTCGAACCTCGGCGACCGGCTCGGCCACCTGCGTACCGCGATCGACGCGGTGCGTCCGGCCCTGGTCGCGGTGTCCGGGGTCTACGAGACGAAGCCGTGGGGTGTGGAGGACCAGCCGGACTTCCTGAACGCGGTCTGCGTCGTCGACGACCCGTCCCGCGACCACTGGGCCTGGCTGCGTACCGCCCAGTCCGCCGAACATGCCGCCGGCCGGGTCCGCGAACTGCGCTGGGGACCACGCACGTTGGATGTCGACATAGTGACAGTGCCCGGCGTGACGTCGGACGATCCGGAGCTGCTGCTGCCGCATCCGGGTACCCCCGACCGCGCGAGCGTGCTGATCCCCTGGCTGGACATCGAACCGGACGCCGACCTCCCCGGCCACGGCCGGATCGCCGACCTGCTGGCCAGGCTCCCGGAAGCGGACCGGGCAGGCGTCGTCCTGCGCCCGGAGTGGGCACTGACCTGA
- a CDS encoding helix-turn-helix domain-containing protein: MPATTVFTIGELSRRTGLPVKTIRFYSDEGLCPPTRRSGSGYRLYDAHALARLELVRTLRELGVGLPDIARALARETRVRDLAVHHVEALDEQIRRLRLRRAVLRAVVKRDSELEEVNLMNRLARMPDEQRRRLVDEFWTEMEAGLDVDPEFYAWMRAAKPELPDDPAPEQLAAWIEFAELVQDPDFRGLIREMSERQAAARATGEYEQPSEAGQQDWSGWIAQARTALDAGEAPDSASGRALAAQIAAGSAGPGQDPQDPSFRGTLAATIDSGNDPRAERYWQLLATINGWPPIPTNQEELRFVLAALRS, encoded by the coding sequence ATGCCTGCCACCACGGTCTTCACGATCGGCGAGCTGTCCCGGCGGACGGGGCTGCCGGTGAAGACCATCCGGTTCTACTCCGACGAAGGCCTGTGCCCGCCCACCCGGCGGTCCGGCTCCGGCTACCGGCTGTACGACGCGCACGCGCTCGCCCGGCTGGAGCTGGTGCGGACGCTGCGGGAGCTCGGCGTCGGCCTGCCCGACATCGCCCGTGCCCTGGCTCGGGAGACGCGGGTGCGTGACCTCGCCGTCCACCACGTCGAGGCACTGGACGAGCAGATCCGGCGGTTGCGGCTGCGCCGCGCGGTACTGCGCGCGGTGGTGAAACGTGATTCCGAGCTGGAGGAAGTGAATCTGATGAATCGGCTCGCCCGGATGCCGGACGAACAACGTCGCCGGCTGGTCGACGAGTTCTGGACGGAGATGGAAGCGGGGCTCGACGTGGACCCCGAGTTCTACGCCTGGATGCGCGCGGCCAAACCGGAGCTGCCGGACGATCCGGCGCCGGAGCAGCTGGCGGCCTGGATCGAGTTCGCCGAACTCGTGCAGGACCCGGACTTCCGCGGACTGATCCGCGAGATGAGCGAACGCCAGGCGGCCGCCCGCGCGACCGGCGAGTACGAGCAGCCGAGCGAAGCCGGGCAACAGGACTGGTCCGGCTGGATCGCCCAGGCCCGCACGGCACTGGACGCCGGCGAAGCCCCGGACTCCGCATCCGGCCGCGCACTGGCGGCGCAGATCGCGGCCGGATCGGCCGGACCGGGCCAGGATCCGCAGGACCCGTCGTTCCGCGGCACGCTGGCCGCCACGATCGACTCCGGCAACGACCCCCGCGCCGAGCGGTACTGGCAGCTGCTGGCGACCATCAACGGCTGGCCGCCGATTCCGACCAACCAGGAAGAGCTGCGGTTCGTGCTGGCCGCTCTGCGCTCGTGA
- a CDS encoding DUF3180 domain-containing protein has translation MHFTRPRDLVVAAVAGFAVVYLLFLLAYGDLPRLPLFAGVTFAVLAVAEGILAFSIRARIKSGRVSGAVGIARSVALAKASSLAGAFLGAGWLAAFGYVFPRRDELIAAVFDSRAAVVGVVSSALLVAAGLWLEHCCRTPPEKPGQQTG, from the coding sequence ATGCACTTCACCCGGCCCCGGGACCTGGTGGTGGCCGCGGTCGCCGGTTTCGCCGTGGTCTATCTGCTCTTCCTGCTGGCTTACGGCGATCTACCGCGGCTTCCGCTGTTCGCGGGCGTCACCTTCGCGGTGCTCGCGGTGGCCGAGGGGATACTGGCGTTCTCGATCCGGGCGCGGATCAAGTCGGGCCGGGTGAGCGGAGCGGTCGGCATCGCGCGGTCGGTCGCGCTCGCGAAGGCCTCGTCGCTCGCCGGTGCGTTCCTGGGTGCCGGCTGGCTGGCCGCATTCGGTTACGTCTTCCCCCGACGTGACGAACTCATCGCCGCGGTCTTCGACAGCCGCGCGGCAGTGGTCGGCGTCGTGTCATCAGCCCTGCTCGTAGCTGCTGGTTTGTGGTTGGAGCACTGTTGCCGCACCCCGCCGGAGAAGCCAGGGCAACAGACCGGTTAA
- a CDS encoding DUF6779 domain-containing protein — protein MTGVGDDSRGRLLGRPWLIVGVVLAIGATLALVLSDDLRFLRLGIVAALWAALIGAFLAVRYRKNAAHSEDAVAEAQAVYELELEREIAARREYELEIEAETREAAQAQSREELDALRSEVAALRESLQSLLGGEVLLERVALTAQATRMRALNDEQRLVTASAEGKNGNGKKPAQLLAPKKPSAGTTERPTELMDRVLDSAPDERRRKPAATGARPTGKHPVAHRTQQLARPHQDPAEPSYGRENGAPHVRAGEPDSGPESPAARAVKEAELRAEAGRRQTADSQPTRTVTPVGSVAEPEAGSENPGAEPTRQVPRLGARPAPRRRPDAAEAPRPAPEERTEVSPLAAPSPAESNGHRSSGRGGWTEAELEQPNGRSAGRGGWADSGQEPVESNGRRSAGRGGWEDAEHEQPEPHRRSAPGGRAEGEAGSNRRRPAPGRWAEAGAESAEPNGRRPAPGRWTGNGPGRPEPNGQAAPGQWTAGTGPEQAEPNGRTAPGQWAGQAPGEANGRRSAPGRSADSGGRRAAGGAWGAPDATSVSRPEAEPEASVGAPAAPAAEESAAGRRAAGHRAADEVDDTTVANQNGEATSAWKPVWDNGFTPGPSGANSSAGSHSSAANPPAAAGRSAAANQPAGSNPSASENSAAAADLSGGSHSSAAANTSAAANPPAAANPSAAANPSSGANSSPGSNPSNAANPSATGSFRPPSRLEQFSRSDLSPLAVDTPTGRHGTPADDEPANPTLPESVRDNAVDGTGGRRRRADDEPSSAAGGRRRRPDGEPPAWENQRHAAAEPEAPARGRRAAPEPAESGHSQHPGPETGEPASGGRRSAERAETGSHASGRSVTELLAANGKAESSPRRRRRAED, from the coding sequence ATGACTGGCGTGGGTGACGACTCGCGCGGCCGCCTACTCGGCAGGCCGTGGCTGATCGTCGGAGTGGTCCTCGCCATCGGCGCCACCCTCGCGCTGGTGCTCAGCGACGACCTCCGGTTTCTCCGGCTCGGCATCGTCGCCGCGTTGTGGGCCGCGCTGATCGGCGCGTTCCTCGCCGTGCGCTACCGCAAGAACGCGGCACACAGCGAGGACGCGGTCGCCGAGGCGCAGGCGGTGTACGAACTCGAGCTGGAACGCGAGATCGCGGCCCGGCGTGAGTACGAGCTGGAGATCGAAGCCGAGACGCGCGAGGCCGCGCAGGCCCAGTCCCGCGAGGAACTGGACGCGCTGCGGTCCGAGGTGGCCGCGTTGCGCGAAAGCCTGCAGTCGCTGCTCGGCGGCGAAGTGCTGCTCGAACGCGTGGCGCTCACCGCGCAGGCCACCCGGATGCGCGCGCTGAACGACGAGCAGCGGCTGGTCACCGCGAGTGCGGAAGGCAAGAACGGCAACGGCAAGAAGCCGGCCCAGCTGCTCGCGCCGAAGAAGCCGTCGGCAGGGACCACTGAACGGCCGACCGAGCTGATGGACCGGGTGCTGGACTCCGCGCCCGACGAACGCCGTCGTAAGCCGGCCGCCACGGGCGCGCGTCCCACCGGCAAGCACCCGGTCGCGCACCGTACACAGCAGCTCGCCCGCCCTCATCAGGATCCGGCGGAACCTTCCTACGGTCGTGAGAACGGTGCGCCACACGTCCGCGCCGGGGAACCGGACTCCGGTCCGGAGTCGCCCGCCGCCCGCGCCGTGAAGGAAGCCGAGCTCCGGGCCGAGGCGGGACGCCGCCAGACCGCGGACTCCCAGCCGACGCGCACGGTCACCCCTGTCGGTTCGGTCGCCGAGCCCGAGGCAGGCTCGGAGAACCCCGGTGCCGAACCGACTCGCCAGGTCCCTCGCCTCGGCGCCCGGCCGGCCCCGCGCCGCCGCCCGGACGCGGCCGAGGCCCCACGGCCCGCCCCGGAGGAACGGACCGAGGTCTCCCCCCTGGCGGCGCCCTCACCAGCCGAGTCGAACGGCCACCGTTCCTCCGGACGAGGAGGCTGGACGGAAGCCGAACTCGAGCAGCCGAACGGTCGTTCCGCTGGCCGTGGCGGCTGGGCCGACAGCGGTCAGGAACCGGTTGAGTCGAACGGCCGCCGTTCCGCAGGGCGTGGTGGCTGGGAGGACGCCGAACACGAGCAGCCGGAGCCGCACCGCCGTTCCGCCCCGGGTGGGCGGGCCGAGGGTGAAGCCGGATCGAATCGCCGTCGTCCCGCTCCCGGCCGGTGGGCCGAGGCGGGCGCGGAGTCCGCTGAGCCGAACGGTCGCCGCCCCGCGCCGGGCCGGTGGACGGGCAACGGACCCGGCCGGCCGGAGCCGAACGGCCAAGCCGCACCGGGCCAGTGGACCGCCGGGACCGGACCGGAGCAGGCTGAGCCGAACGGTCGTACTGCTCCGGGACAGTGGGCCGGACAGGCGCCGGGCGAAGCGAATGGCCGCCGTTCCGCGCCGGGTCGATCGGCTGACTCGGGCGGTCGCCGGGCCGCGGGCGGAGCATGGGGCGCACCGGACGCCACGTCGGTCTCCCGGCCGGAAGCTGAGCCGGAGGCATCCGTGGGTGCCCCTGCCGCGCCAGCGGCCGAGGAGTCCGCTGCCGGACGGCGTGCCGCGGGCCACCGGGCTGCGGACGAGGTGGACGACACCACCGTCGCGAACCAGAACGGCGAAGCCACCTCGGCGTGGAAACCTGTCTGGGACAACGGATTCACCCCCGGACCGTCCGGCGCGAACTCGTCAGCCGGCTCGCATTCTTCGGCCGCGAATCCGCCGGCTGCCGCGGGCCGGTCGGCCGCCGCGAATCAGCCGGCTGGCTCGAACCCGTCAGCCTCCGAGAACTCGGCGGCCGCTGCGGACTTGTCGGGTGGCTCGCATTCGTCGGCTGCCGCCAATACTTCGGCCGCCGCGAATCCGCCGGCTGCCGCGAACCCATCGGCTGCCGCGAACCCATCGTCCGGCGCGAACTCGTCACCCGGCTCGAATCCGTCCAATGCGGCGAATCCGTCGGCCACCGGTTCGTTCCGTCCGCCCTCGCGGCTGGAGCAGTTCTCGCGGTCTGATCTGTCCCCACTGGCCGTCGACACTCCCACCGGACGGCACGGCACGCCCGCGGACGATGAACCGGCCAATCCGACGTTGCCCGAATCCGTGCGCGACAACGCTGTCGATGGCACAGGTGGCCGTCGTCGGCGGGCGGACGACGAGCCGTCGTCCGCCGCGGGGGGACGCCGCCGCCGTCCGGACGGCGAACCGCCGGCCTGGGAGAACCAGCGGCACGCCGCCGCGGAGCCGGAGGCCCCGGCACGGGGCCGTCGAGCCGCACCCGAGCCCGCGGAGTCCGGGCACAGTCAGCACCCCGGCCCGGAAACCGGCGAACCGGCATCCGGTGGCCGCCGCTCGGCCGAGCGCGCCGAAACGGGCTCACACGCGTCCGGCCGATCGGTCACCGAACTGCTCGCAGCCAACGGCAAGGCAGAGTCCTCACCTCGCCGACGCCGTCGCGCGGAGGACTGA
- a CDS encoding PrsW family intramembrane metalloprotease: MLLPVFGLIVVALCALFLFGLATARVGWLAVAIGVLAALVPVGLVVAGFLWVDRWEPEPAKLLLLGFAWGACIATIVALLINSGAEAVGDLLLGGGSGSKLSALVSAPLVEEAAKGAFVLLIFWRRREEFDGVVDGVVYAGFSAAGFAFTENIYYFGRAFADYGFGNGGNAGVLAAFFLRGVLSPFTHPLFTVMTGIGFGVAARTAQRSVRICAPIAGYLVGVCLHALWNSAATLGGSDAFLTVYFLVMVPLFIGVIYVVVLQRRREQKIVAAALPRMAAARWIAPSEIELLASLSGRRAWRRQARRESGRAAARAVGQYQASVSELAFLRRTRLRTEEDRRRQDELLHALRTARADAMRLATDGDRADRATNGDNR; encoded by the coding sequence GTGCTGCTGCCCGTGTTCGGGCTCATCGTGGTGGCGCTCTGCGCCCTGTTCCTGTTCGGCCTGGCCACTGCGCGGGTCGGCTGGCTCGCGGTGGCCATCGGGGTGCTCGCCGCGCTGGTGCCGGTCGGGCTGGTCGTCGCCGGATTCCTGTGGGTCGACCGCTGGGAGCCCGAACCGGCGAAACTGCTGCTGCTCGGGTTCGCCTGGGGCGCCTGCATCGCCACGATCGTCGCGCTGCTCATCAACAGCGGGGCGGAAGCCGTCGGTGATCTGCTGCTCGGCGGCGGCAGCGGGAGCAAGCTCAGCGCGCTGGTGTCCGCGCCGTTGGTCGAAGAAGCCGCGAAGGGTGCCTTCGTCCTGCTGATCTTCTGGCGCCGCCGCGAGGAATTCGACGGCGTGGTCGACGGCGTGGTCTACGCGGGCTTCTCCGCGGCCGGATTCGCGTTCACCGAGAACATCTACTACTTCGGCCGGGCGTTCGCCGACTACGGTTTCGGCAACGGCGGAAACGCCGGGGTGCTCGCCGCGTTCTTCCTGCGCGGCGTGCTTTCCCCGTTCACCCATCCGCTCTTCACCGTGATGACCGGCATCGGTTTCGGGGTGGCCGCGCGCACCGCGCAACGGTCGGTGCGGATCTGTGCCCCGATCGCCGGGTACCTCGTCGGCGTGTGCCTGCACGCGCTGTGGAACAGCGCCGCCACGCTCGGTGGCTCCGACGCTTTCCTCACCGTGTACTTCCTGGTGATGGTGCCGCTGTTCATCGGAGTCATCTACGTGGTCGTGCTGCAACGGCGCCGGGAACAGAAGATCGTGGCCGCCGCGTTGCCCCGGATGGCCGCCGCCCGCTGGATCGCGCCCTCGGAAATCGAGCTGCTGGCAAGCCTTTCCGGTCGACGGGCGTGGCGAAGGCAGGCTCGGCGGGAGTCCGGCCGGGCCGCGGCGAGGGCGGTCGGCCAGTACCAGGCGAGCGTGTCCGAGCTGGCTTTCCTCCGGCGCACCCGGCTGCGCACCGAAGAGGACCGGCGCCGCCAGGACGAACTGCTGCACGCATTGCGGACGGCCCGGGCGGACGCGATGCGCCTGGCCACCGACGGCGATCGCGCCGACCGCGCCACCAATGGCGACAACCGGTGA
- a CDS encoding Rossmann-like and DUF2520 domain-containing protein, whose protein sequence is MERALGVSSHERPQAHAVSRPARLAVGVVSAGRVGTVLGAALARAGHTVVAASGLSAASLSRAEQLLPDVPLLPPDEVVRRADLVLLALPDDALPGMLRGLVATESVRPGQIVVHTSGAHGIDVLAPAADAGALPLALHPVLTFTGRAEDLERLATASIGVTAAAEDEAAWNVGEALAVEMGAEPVRIPESARALYHAALAHGANHLMTLVADCTEVLRTAGIAQAERLVAPLLSAALDNVLRHGDRALTGPVARGDLGTVGKHLDVLSTQAPRVATAYRALARRTAERSHSAGLLDAASADALTDLLADPAEGQTP, encoded by the coding sequence CTGGAACGAGCACTAGGAGTATCAAGTCATGAGCGTCCACAGGCGCACGCTGTGAGCCGGCCCGCTCGCCTCGCGGTGGGTGTGGTCTCCGCCGGCCGCGTGGGCACCGTCCTCGGCGCCGCGCTGGCCCGGGCGGGACACACCGTCGTCGCCGCTTCCGGACTGTCCGCCGCGTCGCTGTCCCGCGCCGAGCAGCTGCTGCCCGACGTGCCGCTGCTGCCTCCCGACGAGGTCGTGCGGCGGGCCGATCTGGTCCTGCTGGCGTTGCCGGACGACGCGCTGCCCGGGATGCTGCGCGGCCTGGTCGCCACCGAGTCCGTGCGACCCGGCCAGATCGTCGTCCACACCTCCGGCGCGCACGGCATCGACGTGCTCGCGCCGGCCGCCGACGCGGGTGCGCTCCCGCTCGCGCTGCACCCCGTCCTCACCTTCACCGGCCGTGCGGAAGACCTGGAACGGCTGGCCACGGCCAGTATCGGCGTCACCGCCGCGGCCGAGGACGAGGCAGCGTGGAACGTGGGTGAGGCGCTCGCGGTGGAGATGGGTGCCGAGCCGGTGCGGATCCCCGAATCCGCTCGCGCGCTGTACCACGCTGCGCTGGCGCACGGCGCGAACCACTTGATGACGCTCGTCGCCGACTGCACGGAGGTCCTGCGCACCGCCGGGATCGCCCAGGCAGAGCGGCTGGTCGCACCGCTGCTTTCGGCCGCGCTGGACAATGTCCTGCGCCACGGCGACCGGGCGCTCACCGGACCGGTCGCGCGTGGCGATCTCGGGACCGTGGGCAAGCACCTCGACGTGCTGTCCACGCAGGCCCCGCGGGTCGCCACGGCGTACCGGGCGCTGGCCCGTCGCACCGCCGAGCGGTCCCACTCCGCCGGGCTGCTCGACGCGGCA